The following DNA comes from Desulfuromonas sp..
GGTCTGCTTTCGGTGCTGGGTTTGCCCTTATCGAGCAGGGGGTGAAAGGGCTCGGCAACGCCTTTGCCGGCGGCGCCGCGGTGGCCGACGACCCGAGTACGGTATTTTTCAACCCTGCCGGCATGACCCGGCTGGAGGGCCAGCAGGCCCTGGGCGCGGTCCACATCATCGCTCCCAAGGCCAAGTTCGACAAGGACTCGGCGACCAACGCCCTCGGCGCTCCCTTGTCCGGGAACGAGGGAGGGGGCGCCGGCGTGACCGGTGTCGCTCCCAACCTCTACTACACCTTCAACCCGGCCAACGGTTGGGTCTTCGGTGTCGGGGTCAACGCCCCCTTCGGTCTGGCCACCGAGTACAATAAAGGCTGGGTGGGGCGCTATCACGCCGTGGAGTCAGACGTCAAGACCGTCAACATCAATCCCTCGGTCGCCTACAAGGCGACCGATCAATTGAGCCTCGGTTTCGGTGTCAGCGCCCAGTACATCGACGCCAAACTATCCCAGATGGTCGACTACGGCCTCTTCGCCGCAGGGGCCGCCTCCGACCCATCCCACCCCCTCTTCTCGACCCTCAACCCCATCGCCGGCTCGATCCTGCCGACGGTGTCCAACCGCGAGGCGGACATCTTCTCGGACATCGAGGCCGATGACTGGAGCTACGGCTTCAACCTGGGGGCTCTCTACGAGGTCTGCGACCACTCCCGGATCGGCCTGGCCTATCGCTCCCAGGTCTCCCATGAACTGGAGGGGGAAGCCGATTTCGATATCCCGAGCGCCTATCTCGCTTCCCAGGATCCGATCCTGGCCGGGGTGGCCGCCAGCGTCTTCCAGGACCAGGGCGCGGGGGGGGAGATCGACCTTCCGGCCAGCGCTTCGCTGAGCTACTACCACCGGTTCAATGCCGAGTGGGCCGCAATGGCCGACGTCACCTGGACCGAGTGGAGTTCTTTCGAGAAGCTCGTCATCGAGTTCGACGGTTCCCTGGCCAGCCAGCCGAGCGTGACGACTGAAAATTGGGACGACAATTTCCGCTACTCGGTCGGCACCACCTTCAATCCCGATGAGCAGCTCGAACTTCGCGCCGGCCTCGCCTATGACGAGACCCCGATCCCCGACGCCGAGCACCGCACCCCGCGCATCCCGGGCGAGGACCGTCTCTGGATCGCCGTCGGCGCAGGCTACAAAATCGACAACTTCGGCTTTGACTTCGGCTATGCCCACCTCTTCGTCGACAATTCCAGGATCAACAAGACCGCGACTCCCGGCACCGAGGACGAGGGGCGGGGGACTCTGGTCGGCGAATTCGAGAATTCCGTCGACATCGCCAGCATCGAGGTCAGCTACCGGTTCTAAGAGATTTTCTGTCCGGTACAATCCAAAGCCCCGGCCGATCGGCCGGGGCTTTGGCGTTTCCAGGGGGGCAGGGGTGGAACCGGACCCGGTCAGGCGGCCGGGATGTCCGCCTCCACAACGAAGCGCTTGATCTTGCGGGTGGTGGTCTTGGGGAATTCGTCCTCGCGCAGGGTGAAACGCCGGATCCGCTTGTAATCGGCGAGGTTCCGGCCGCAGGTCAGCACCTCGGCCCGGATGAGGGCCTCCACGTCCTGCTGGGACAGGCGGGCCAGCCTCTTCTGCCGGGCGTGATCGTCGAGGGCCTCCTGGTCGGGGTAGATGATGGCGTGGACTTCCTCGGCGACTCAGTCCACTTTGTGCCCGTAGACCATCGCCTCGGCGACGAAAGGGCTCTTGAGCAGTTCGTTCTCCACCTCTTCGGGATAGACGTTCTTGCCGTTGGCGGTAACGATGAGGTTCTTGACCCGGCCGCAGATGGAGAGGACGCCGTCGGGGTCGATGCGGCCCAGGTCGCCGGTGCGGTACCAGCCGTTCTGGAGAACCTCCTCGGTGGCCTGGGGATTCTTGTAGTACCCCTGCATGACGCCGGGGCCGCGCACCACGATTTCCCCTTCGCCGGCCTCGTTCGGGGCCTCGATCTTTACCTCCACACCCTCCAGGGCCCTTCCGACGCTGCCCAGGCGTGTGCGCCCCGGGGATTCGGCGGTGATCACCGGCGAGGTTTCGGTGATGCCGTACCCCTGGTAGATGGCGATCCCCAATGCCTGGAGACCCTTTGCGATTTCCGGGTCGAGGGCCGCCCCGCCGCTGATGAAAATGGTCCCCTCTCCGAGGGCCCTTCGGACCTTTCGGGCAATGACCGGGCGGGTCAGGGGGAGGGAAAAGAGTGTCCTGGCGAGGGGTTTCTCGCCGATCCCCCTCATGATGCGGCCGAGCAGGAGACGGTAGACCGCCGGCACCCCGAGGAGAAAAGTCGGCTTGACCTCGGCGAGGTTGT
Coding sequences within:
- a CDS encoding outer membrane protein transport protein, with product MVTRIVAVTALALLVWTGSAFGAGFALIEQGVKGLGNAFAGGAAVADDPSTVFFNPAGMTRLEGQQALGAVHIIAPKAKFDKDSATNALGAPLSGNEGGGAGVTGVAPNLYYTFNPANGWVFGVGVNAPFGLATEYNKGWVGRYHAVESDVKTVNINPSVAYKATDQLSLGFGVSAQYIDAKLSQMVDYGLFAAGAASDPSHPLFSTLNPIAGSILPTVSNREADIFSDIEADDWSYGFNLGALYEVCDHSRIGLAYRSQVSHELEGEADFDIPSAYLASQDPILAGVAASVFQDQGAGGEIDLPASASLSYYHRFNAEWAAMADVTWTEWSSFEKLVIEFDGSLASQPSVTTENWDDNFRYSVGTTFNPDEQLELRAGLAYDETPIPDAEHRTPRIPGEDRLWIAVGAGYKIDNFGFDFGYAHLFVDNSRINKTATPGTEDEGRGTLVGEFENSVDIASIEVSYRF